In the Ruminococcus sp. OA3 genome, one interval contains:
- a CDS encoding NUDIX hydrolase, with translation MNEDKRWIEWVRELQFLAQCGLAYSKNEFDIERFKRIREIAAEMAGAGSGMPLRQVKNLFCGETGYQTPKLDTRAAVFENGKILLVREKKGTWSLPGGWVDVDQSVGSNTVKEVKEEAGLDVRAVRLIAVQDRRKHNIPEYIHGVCKVFVLCEALGGEFQENMETTESRFFPLSEIPELAAEKNSMEQIRMCFEAAADPQWQVQFD, from the coding sequence ATGAATGAAGATAAACGCTGGATCGAATGGGTGAGAGAGCTGCAGTTTCTGGCGCAGTGTGGTCTGGCATACTCTAAAAATGAGTTTGATATTGAGCGCTTTAAGAGAATTCGGGAAATAGCCGCGGAGATGGCAGGCGCCGGGAGTGGGATGCCTCTCCGGCAGGTGAAAAACCTGTTCTGTGGTGAGACCGGGTATCAGACACCGAAACTCGATACACGTGCGGCAGTTTTTGAGAACGGAAAGATATTGCTTGTCAGGGAGAAAAAAGGGACATGGTCCCTTCCGGGCGGCTGGGTCGATGTTGACCAGTCTGTCGGCAGCAATACGGTCAAAGAAGTAAAAGAAGAGGCGGGACTTGATGTCCGGGCGGTAAGACTGATTGCCGTACAGGACAGGAGAAAACATAATATACCCGAATACATACATGGTGTCTGCAAAGTATTTGTACTGTGTGAGGCCCTGGGCGGTGAGTTTCAGGAAAATATGGAAACCACGGAGAGCCGGTTTTTTCCACTGAGTGAGATACCGGAGCTGGCGGCGGAAAAAAACAGCATGGAACAGATTAGGATGTGTTTTGAAGCCGCTGCAGATCCGCAGTGGCAGGTACAGTTTGACTGA
- a CDS encoding HAD family phosphatase, whose amino-acid sequence MKGYIFDFNGTLIFDSVFNEAAWRTLIREKGGKEISDEEFLKNVHGKNNDIILEYFFGKKFSKEQAERLGEEKEVIYRKMCLKQGENFRLADGAREMFDKMKNRHIPYAVATSSQRPNVDFYFDTLHLDRWFSDQNFIYHDGTFAGKPAPDIYIRAAARIQCDPSKCVVFEDAPAGILSARNAGISEIIGIGEGKEGRELLRREWDVPVIADYRTVDFNEEGELLFAD is encoded by the coding sequence ATGAAGGGATATATCTTTGATTTTAATGGCACACTGATCTTTGACTCGGTATTCAATGAGGCGGCATGGAGAACGCTGATCAGGGAAAAAGGAGGGAAAGAAATATCGGACGAAGAATTTCTGAAAAATGTACATGGAAAAAATAATGACATTATTCTGGAGTATTTCTTCGGAAAAAAATTCTCAAAAGAACAAGCAGAACGTCTGGGTGAAGAAAAGGAAGTCATCTACAGAAAAATGTGTCTGAAGCAGGGTGAGAATTTCAGACTGGCCGATGGGGCCAGGGAAATGTTTGACAAGATGAAGAACAGGCATATCCCATATGCGGTGGCTACCAGCTCTCAGCGTCCGAATGTTGATTTTTATTTTGATACGTTACATCTGGACCGATGGTTCAGTGATCAAAACTTTATCTATCATGACGGTACATTCGCAGGAAAACCGGCACCCGATATCTATATCAGAGCCGCAGCACGCATTCAGTGTGATCCATCAAAGTGTGTTGTGTTTGAAGATGCACCGGCAGGAATTTTGTCGGCCAGGAATGCGGGAATTTCAGAAATTATAGGAATCGGTGAGGGAAAAGAGGGCAGAGAACTGCTGCGCAGGGAATGGGATGTTCCCGTTATAGCAGATTATCGGACCGTAGATTTTAATGAGGAAGGCGAACTTTTATTCGCAGACTGA
- a CDS encoding M15 family metallopeptidase encodes MILIRRKILGDSNGGAKQRMKKRAGRNRFIRSLILSTAVLLLVYLMHNLAAVGYVTCVSAWTAYMEEAFDEGRANTDQAEVKPEPAAGKADTESTESADQDIAEPVGVIDKKDWKLILLNADHPMPDDYELLLTDLGDGQQFDMRAVGALQGMLEAARSQGLSPVVCSAYRSEERQEELFEEQVLYHMEKEGMSQEEAETEARRHVSYARHSEHGLGLAADIVSEDYQELEKEQEETPEYRWLLNNCADYGFILRYPEDKTEITGVIYEPWHFRYVGKYAAYQIMSRGITLEEYLEEQ; translated from the coding sequence GTGATTCTGATACGCCGGAAAATCCTGGGGGACAGTAACGGAGGTGCAAAACAGAGGATGAAAAAGCGGGCGGGACGAAATCGGTTTATCCGGTCTCTGATTTTGAGTACAGCGGTTCTTCTGCTGGTGTATCTCATGCACAATCTCGCTGCTGTGGGGTATGTGACATGTGTGTCAGCATGGACGGCTTACATGGAAGAGGCTTTTGATGAGGGGCGGGCTAACACAGACCAGGCGGAGGTGAAACCGGAGCCTGCAGCAGGAAAGGCAGATACAGAATCTACTGAAAGTGCAGATCAGGATATTGCGGAACCGGTGGGAGTGATTGATAAAAAAGACTGGAAACTGATTCTGCTGAACGCAGATCATCCGATGCCGGATGATTACGAGCTTCTGCTGACAGATCTGGGAGATGGACAGCAGTTTGACATGCGGGCGGTGGGGGCGCTGCAGGGTATGCTTGAGGCGGCCAGGTCACAGGGACTGTCGCCAGTGGTGTGTTCAGCTTACCGGTCAGAGGAGAGGCAGGAAGAACTTTTTGAGGAGCAGGTGCTGTATCATATGGAGAAAGAAGGCATGAGCCAGGAGGAAGCAGAGACCGAGGCACGCAGGCATGTTTCATACGCAAGACACAGTGAACACGGACTGGGGCTTGCGGCTGACATTGTCTCCGAAGACTATCAGGAGCTGGAGAAGGAACAGGAGGAGACACCGGAATATCGGTGGCTGCTCAACAACTGTGCAGACTATGGTTTTATCCTTCGGTATCCGGAAGATAAAACAGAGATAACCGGTGTGATCTATGAACCGTGGCATTTCAGATATGTGGGCAAGTATGCTGCATATCAGATCATGAGCCGGGGAATTACACTTGAAGAGTATTTGGAGGAGCAGTAA
- a CDS encoding penicillin-binding transpeptidase domain-containing protein, with protein MKGRKLKKGVLAGVICGLAIVLIAGAVLLFLRGKRADKQPDMLLAQYMEYVRQGDYSSMYEMLDTESQKRVGKEEFLERHQNIYEGIEAENFQTEVSGTEKTGKTEITVSYHTEMDSVAGEISFDNQAVFVKDKEKGYALSWSDSIIFPQMTHSDKIRVSTDAAARGRVLDRNGKMLAGPGTASSVGLVPGKMSENPDADIEKLAGLLDVTAESIETKLGAAWVKDDSMVPIRNIEKLGDTELMTDEPSESAQQKSALLEELLGIPGVMVTDVSVRTYPYGEAASHLTGYVQNVTAEDLEEHEGEGYSSSSVIGRSGMEGLYEKELKGTDGKKISMVDEAGEEVYVLASVPKQDGEDITLTIDAKLQQLLYTQFAEDESCSVAMNPYTGEVLALVSTPSFDSNDFILGMSSEQWDLLNNDEKKPMYNRFRQTWCPGSSLKPVIASTGLTTGAFTAEEDFGRSGLSWQKDAGWGDYHVTTLHDYEPATLENALIYSDNIYFAKAALKIKAGSLMSEFDRLGFGKEIPFEIKMSQSQYANEGEIDTEIQLADSGYGQGEMLVNPLHMAALYTAFVNEGSVIKPCLRYQEDIQPETWIPQAFTRDAANTVKSALELVVNSPEGTGYAAHREDIRLAGKTGTAEIKASKEDQSGTELGWFAVFTAQADTQQPLLLVSMAEDVKERRGSTYVVEKDKAVLDAYLPFMS; from the coding sequence ATGAAGGGCAGGAAATTGAAAAAAGGAGTGCTGGCCGGTGTGATATGCGGTCTGGCAATTGTGCTCATCGCGGGAGCAGTTCTGTTATTTCTGAGGGGGAAAAGGGCTGATAAACAGCCGGATATGCTGCTTGCACAGTACATGGAATATGTCAGGCAGGGAGATTACAGCTCCATGTATGAGATGCTGGATACGGAGAGTCAGAAACGTGTCGGGAAAGAAGAATTTCTTGAACGGCATCAGAATATATATGAGGGGATCGAGGCTGAAAATTTTCAGACTGAAGTAAGCGGTACGGAAAAGACAGGGAAGACAGAGATCACGGTCTCTTACCACACGGAGATGGACAGCGTTGCCGGTGAAATCAGTTTTGATAATCAGGCGGTCTTTGTTAAGGACAAAGAAAAAGGATATGCACTTTCCTGGAGTGACAGCATTATTTTTCCTCAGATGACACACTCCGATAAAATCAGGGTATCTACGGATGCTGCTGCCAGAGGAAGGGTACTGGACAGAAATGGGAAAATGCTGGCGGGACCCGGCACGGCGTCTTCCGTCGGACTCGTTCCCGGTAAGATGAGTGAAAATCCGGACGCGGATATAGAAAAGCTGGCAGGGCTTTTGGACGTTACGGCGGAGAGTATTGAAACAAAATTGGGAGCAGCCTGGGTGAAGGATGACTCTATGGTGCCGATCAGGAATATAGAGAAACTCGGTGATACGGAGTTGATGACGGATGAACCGAGTGAGTCAGCGCAGCAAAAGTCGGCACTTCTGGAAGAATTGCTGGGGATACCGGGAGTGATGGTGACAGACGTATCCGTGCGTACCTACCCATATGGAGAAGCTGCGTCCCATCTGACAGGTTATGTGCAGAATGTGACGGCGGAGGATCTTGAGGAGCATGAGGGGGAAGGATACAGCAGCAGCAGTGTCATCGGACGCAGCGGTATGGAAGGGCTGTATGAGAAAGAACTGAAGGGAACAGATGGAAAGAAAATCTCCATGGTGGATGAGGCTGGTGAAGAAGTATATGTTCTTGCTTCTGTGCCGAAGCAGGATGGCGAGGACATTACTCTGACCATCGATGCCAAACTGCAGCAGCTTTTATATACACAGTTTGCAGAGGACGAGAGCTGTTCTGTAGCGATGAATCCTTATACCGGCGAGGTTCTGGCGCTCGTCAGTACCCCGTCCTTTGACAGCAATGATTTTATCCTTGGCATGTCATCCGAACAGTGGGATCTGCTCAACAATGACGAGAAAAAGCCAATGTATAACCGGTTCAGGCAAACATGGTGCCCGGGTTCGTCACTGAAGCCGGTGATCGCATCCACAGGGCTTACGACGGGGGCATTCACTGCCGAAGAAGATTTTGGACGATCAGGACTCAGCTGGCAGAAAGATGCCGGCTGGGGTGACTATCATGTTACGACACTGCATGACTATGAGCCGGCAACACTTGAAAATGCACTGATCTATTCGGATAATATTTATTTCGCAAAGGCGGCACTGAAGATCAAAGCGGGCAGCCTGATGAGTGAATTTGACAGGCTGGGCTTTGGCAAGGAGATACCTTTTGAAATTAAAATGAGTCAGTCACAGTATGCAAATGAAGGTGAGATTGATACGGAAATACAACTGGCAGACAGCGGTTACGGACAGGGAGAGATGCTTGTGAATCCGTTGCATATGGCTGCGCTTTATACGGCATTCGTCAATGAGGGAAGTGTCATAAAACCTTGTCTGCGGTATCAGGAAGATATACAGCCGGAGACCTGGATACCGCAGGCGTTTACCAGGGATGCGGCGAATACTGTGAAATCAGCCCTTGAACTGGTGGTGAACTCTCCGGAAGGAACCGGGTATGCGGCACATCGCGAAGATATTCGTCTTGCGGGGAAAACAGGCACCGCTGAGATTAAGGCTTCCAAAGAGGATCAAAGTGGAACGGAACTTGGGTGGTTCGCGGTATTTACTGCACAGGCAGACACACAACAGCCGCTGCTTCTTGTCAGCATGGCTGAGGATGTAAAGGAACGGCGCGGAAGCACGTATGTGGTGGAAAAAGACAAAGCCGTGCTCGATGCGTATTTGCCTTTTATGTCCTGA
- a CDS encoding YkgJ family cysteine cluster protein, translated as MERNIDLKEISDGRLYGLNDMVKADCRDCEGCSACCRGMGNSIVLDPLDIFRMSAGLNLSFEGMIDQVIELNIVDGVILPNLKMDGDSETCVFLDNGGRCRVHAFRPGICRIFPLGRIYEDNTFQYFLQIRECRKENRGKVKVKKWIDTPDVKRNEQFITDWHYFLKEQQENVKQTDDQELIRATSLYVLQEFYLRAYHTTEDFYEQFNERLQNARQKGVPG; from the coding sequence ATGGAGAGAAATATTGATTTAAAAGAAATTTCTGACGGAAGACTGTATGGCCTGAATGATATGGTTAAAGCTGACTGCAGGGACTGTGAAGGCTGTTCGGCCTGCTGCCGCGGGATGGGAAACTCAATTGTGCTGGATCCCCTTGATATTTTTCGGATGTCCGCAGGATTGAACCTGTCATTTGAAGGGATGATCGATCAGGTAATTGAATTAAATATTGTGGATGGCGTGATTCTGCCGAACCTGAAAATGGACGGTGACAGCGAAACCTGCGTTTTTCTGGATAACGGGGGAAGATGCAGGGTCCATGCATTCCGGCCGGGGATCTGCAGGATCTTTCCGCTGGGAAGAATTTATGAAGACAATACTTTTCAGTATTTCCTGCAGATCAGGGAATGCAGGAAGGAAAACAGGGGAAAGGTAAAAGTGAAAAAATGGATCGATACCCCTGATGTGAAAAGAAACGAACAGTTTATCACAGACTGGCATTATTTCCTGAAAGAACAGCAGGAAAACGTAAAACAAACAGATGATCAGGAACTGATAAGGGCGACCAGCCTGTATGTGCTGCAGGAATTTTATCTCAGAGCTTATCATACAACAGAAGATTTTTATGAGCAGTTCAATGAGCGTCTGCAGAACGCCAGACAGAAAGGAGTACCAGGATGA
- a CDS encoding DUF4179 domain-containing protein gives MKYSEETMKRVLGQEPAQSAVIDRSMEEAYQKIRSAKTGYKKRSFRKMLTGITGTAAVAAVACAVFVSNPVLAEKIPLIGRIFQTVEEDVTYKGDYSSHAQSLVTEGNEEDSQYVQTSNGITVTVSEAYYDSMALYLAVSIENEEGFPDDFIRTQNMEGYQLDYDRLELTTSVGFDFSEAGLGVVECTTENGMITPYYIEGQFEDNQTFAGIIRMDLEYLADGAGGYIEVPDQFGYTLRISDIFSDLSTASTTQTVNDPDNPGETLTIPVTDQKHYEGEWEFNFDVVLDNSSTTTVTVDETNEAGVGISAVTRTAYEIKADAIIPEGASPADYIVAICDADGELLESQGDIVEVYSTHGRDTSKVSVYVVDYITYMDECKGDNAYLLPEKALYQTEIEFS, from the coding sequence ATGAAATATTCAGAAGAAACTATGAAAAGAGTATTGGGGCAGGAACCGGCACAATCAGCGGTGATCGATCGCAGCATGGAGGAAGCTTACCAGAAAATAAGGTCAGCAAAAACGGGATATAAAAAGCGTTCATTCAGAAAGATGCTGACAGGAATTACTGGAACAGCAGCAGTGGCGGCGGTAGCATGTGCGGTCTTTGTCAGCAACCCGGTTCTGGCGGAAAAGATACCGCTGATCGGGCGGATTTTCCAGACAGTGGAGGAGGACGTGACGTATAAAGGTGATTACAGCAGTCATGCCCAGAGTCTGGTCACCGAAGGGAACGAAGAGGACAGTCAATATGTTCAGACCTCTAATGGAATCACCGTTACGGTCTCGGAAGCGTACTATGACAGCATGGCGCTGTATCTCGCAGTCAGTATCGAAAATGAAGAGGGCTTCCCGGATGATTTTATACGCACGCAGAATATGGAAGGGTATCAGCTGGATTATGACAGACTGGAGCTGACGACCTCCGTGGGATTCGATTTTTCTGAGGCAGGACTCGGGGTCGTCGAGTGTACCACTGAAAACGGAATGATAACACCGTATTACATTGAGGGACAGTTTGAGGATAATCAGACGTTTGCGGGTATTATCCGTATGGACCTTGAGTATCTTGCCGACGGTGCGGGCGGCTATATTGAAGTACCGGATCAGTTTGGCTATACGCTGCGGATCTCAGATATATTTTCAGATCTGTCAACCGCTTCCACAACGCAGACAGTCAACGACCCGGATAATCCCGGCGAGACACTCACTATTCCGGTTACGGATCAGAAGCACTATGAGGGAGAATGGGAATTTAACTTCGATGTTGTGCTGGACAATTCCTCGACTACGACAGTCACAGTTGATGAAACGAATGAAGCAGGCGTGGGAATCTCTGCGGTCACCAGGACCGCATATGAGATAAAGGCAGATGCAATCATTCCGGAAGGTGCAAGCCCTGCGGACTATATCGTAGCAATCTGTGATGCAGACGGGGAACTGCTGGAATCGCAGGGAGATATTGTGGAAGTTTATTCCACACACGGCCGGGACACCAGCAAAGTGAGCGTATATGTTGTCGATTATATCACGTATATGGATGAATGTAAGGGAGATAACGCATATCTGCTTCCGGAGAAAGCACTGTATCAGACGGAGATAGAATTTTCGTAA
- a CDS encoding MATE family efflux transporter — MELQEIDEQKRNEKFIRMTQMPIQKIIPRMAVPTIISMLISSFYNMVDTIYVGHLDNTESSAAVGVAFSFMALIQAVGFFFGHGSGNFISRSLGKKEYDKAKNMAATGFFLPIAVGTLIMVLGLLFTTPLSRILGATETALPYTNSYLRWLLLGTPFMMSSLVMNNQLRLQGSAQIAMVGITFGAVLNIALDPIFIFKLGMGVGGAALATIISQFTSWLLLLCGCGQKGNISISLKNLSPHIWQFGEIVRCGLPSLCRQGIASVAVIALNWAVKGYGDSAIAAFSIVSRITTFAGSAMIGFGQGFQPVCGFSYGAGLYERVIKAFWFCVKVSTVILVLLSVAGFILAPGLIALFRSGDPQLIAIGSRALRCQCLSFPLTGLIIMTNMMLQNIGRTLPASVLAMGRQGVFFLPLLPLLSAASGLTGTSFAQPAADVLTFALAIPLSLRAVRQMRTLQ; from the coding sequence TTGGAACTTCAGGAAATTGACGAACAGAAGCGAAATGAAAAATTTATACGTATGACACAGATGCCGATTCAGAAAATCATTCCCAGAATGGCAGTACCGACAATCATCAGCATGCTGATCTCATCCTTTTATAATATGGTGGATACGATCTATGTCGGTCATCTTGACAATACCGAATCCTCGGCAGCCGTGGGCGTTGCCTTCTCTTTTATGGCACTGATTCAGGCTGTCGGATTTTTTTTCGGACACGGTTCCGGGAACTTTATCTCACGTTCACTTGGAAAAAAAGAATATGATAAAGCGAAAAACATGGCTGCCACCGGTTTCTTTCTTCCGATCGCAGTCGGTACGCTGATCATGGTGCTCGGACTGCTGTTTACCACACCACTCTCCAGAATACTGGGAGCAACTGAAACTGCCCTGCCTTATACCAACAGTTATTTGCGCTGGCTATTGCTGGGCACACCATTTATGATGTCTTCACTCGTAATGAACAATCAGCTGCGGCTTCAGGGCAGCGCCCAGATTGCCATGGTAGGCATTACATTCGGTGCAGTACTCAATATTGCATTGGATCCGATTTTTATCTTTAAACTCGGCATGGGAGTCGGCGGTGCCGCACTTGCCACGATCATCAGCCAGTTTACCAGCTGGCTTCTTCTGCTGTGCGGATGTGGGCAAAAGGGAAATATTTCCATAAGCCTGAAAAACCTTTCTCCACACATCTGGCAGTTTGGTGAGATCGTACGGTGCGGACTCCCGTCACTCTGCCGCCAGGGAATCGCCAGCGTTGCAGTGATCGCTTTAAACTGGGCGGTGAAAGGATACGGCGACTCTGCCATCGCAGCATTTTCCATCGTTTCCAGAATCACTACTTTCGCAGGTTCCGCAATGATCGGTTTCGGCCAGGGTTTTCAGCCCGTCTGCGGCTTCAGTTATGGGGCCGGACTATACGAGCGGGTCATAAAAGCCTTCTGGTTCTGCGTTAAGGTTTCAACGGTCATTCTGGTACTGCTCTCTGTTGCAGGATTCATTCTGGCCCCTGGGCTGATTGCCCTGTTCCGCAGCGGTGATCCGCAGCTGATCGCCATCGGCAGCCGTGCGCTGCGCTGCCAATGCCTGTCATTTCCACTCACAGGGCTGATCATTATGACAAATATGATGCTGCAGAACATCGGAAGAACTCTGCCCGCAAGTGTGCTCGCCATGGGACGTCAGGGGGTATTCTTTCTGCCTCTTCTTCCCCTCCTGTCAGCAGCCTCAGGACTGACCGGCACCTCATTTGCTCAGCCCGCCGCAGATGTCCTGACATTTGCACTTGCGATCCCGCTGTCCCTGCGAGCCGTAAGACAAATGCGCACTCTTCAATAA
- a CDS encoding arsenate reductase family protein — protein sequence MLLLCYSKCGTCKKAKKWLDDHGISYEDREIKTENPTVEELKCWHEKSGLPLKRFFNTSGLRYKDMKLKEKLPTMSEDEQYQLLASDGMLVKRPLVITGQTVLVGFKESQWEETLL from the coding sequence ATGCTTTTATTATGTTATTCAAAATGCGGTACCTGTAAAAAGGCAAAAAAATGGCTGGATGACCATGGAATTTCGTATGAGGACAGGGAAATCAAAACAGAGAATCCAACGGTGGAAGAGCTGAAATGCTGGCATGAGAAAAGTGGTCTGCCACTGAAACGTTTTTTCAATACAAGCGGATTGCGATACAAAGACATGAAACTGAAAGAAAAACTTCCCACGATGAGTGAGGACGAGCAGTATCAGCTGCTGGCATCGGATGGAATGCTGGTAAAGCGGCCGCTGGTTATCACCGGTCAGACAGTGCTGGTGGGCTTTAAGGAGTCGCAGTGGGAAGAAACGTTGCTGTAG
- a CDS encoding sigma-70 family RNA polymerase sigma factor encodes MTLRVKRAQRGDADAFVELMEEHKKAMERVAFGFFKSEEDVADVMQQTVLDAFEHLKELKNAKYFKTWLIRILINNCNRMYNSYQRSLVMEEIPLSGVWEDDFAGQEFRDMISSLPEDSRIIFQLYYGEEFTTKEIALIMEMKENTVKSRLHRGKEIIRQELQAEGTIRAFTR; translated from the coding sequence ATGACATTGCGGGTAAAACGTGCCCAGCGCGGAGATGCGGATGCATTCGTTGAGTTGATGGAAGAACATAAAAAAGCGATGGAACGGGTCGCATTTGGCTTCTTCAAAAGTGAAGAAGATGTGGCTGATGTAATGCAGCAGACGGTGTTGGATGCATTTGAACATTTAAAAGAATTAAAAAATGCAAAATATTTCAAAACGTGGTTGATACGGATTCTTATCAATAACTGTAACAGGATGTACAACAGCTATCAGAGGAGCCTTGTGATGGAAGAAATACCATTAAGCGGAGTCTGGGAAGATGATTTTGCGGGGCAGGAGTTCCGTGATATGATCAGCAGCCTTCCGGAGGACAGCAGAATTATTTTTCAGCTGTATTACGGTGAGGAATTTACGACAAAAGAAATTGCGCTGATTATGGAGATGAAGGAGAATACAGTAAAAAGCAGGCTTCATCGGGGAAAAGAGATCATCAGGCAGGAGTTGCAGGCAGAGGGAACCATCAGGGCTTTTACACGTTAG
- a CDS encoding MFS transporter yields MEQLKWKQKFITVAFGQTVSLVGSSAVQFALIWWIASETQSPLMLGMSGMVAYLPVILLSPLAGVLADRVNRKLICITADMFIGLAAAVFAVIMWKYELPVWSALIVLLVRGIGSTFHQPSIQAIIPQIVPPQELVRANGWSQFMQSGAFMLGPVIGAALYAAFPLPVVLLSDLAGAAAASGLLAVVRIPEMPKEHERTHKKFLREFKEGIDVFFEDRKLLVLIIAETVCMVFFLPLASFYPLMTSSYFRGSAWHASAVELSFAVGMMAAAVLFGSVFKVKNKIRMSYIGLLGIGISSAACGVLPPAMQFFWVFVVSCGFMGAFGNIHTIPFMAYMQENIDPLKMGRAFSVVGIVSSLAMPVGLLIGGPVAEKIGVNMWFLVTGLICIIVTAVSIGIERRQ; encoded by the coding sequence ATGGAACAATTAAAGTGGAAACAGAAATTCATTACCGTGGCATTTGGTCAGACAGTATCATTAGTCGGAAGTTCCGCGGTTCAGTTTGCATTGATCTGGTGGATTGCCAGCGAGACACAGTCACCGCTGATGCTGGGAATGTCCGGGATGGTGGCATATCTGCCTGTTATTTTGCTCAGTCCGCTCGCCGGTGTGCTTGCTGACCGTGTGAACCGAAAGCTGATCTGCATTACAGCGGATATGTTTATCGGACTGGCAGCGGCGGTGTTTGCCGTTATCATGTGGAAGTATGAGCTTCCGGTATGGTCGGCGCTTATCGTTTTGCTGGTGAGAGGGATTGGAAGTACTTTCCATCAGCCGTCCATACAGGCGATCATACCGCAGATCGTTCCGCCACAGGAACTGGTGCGTGCGAATGGGTGGTCGCAGTTTATGCAGTCAGGCGCCTTTATGCTGGGACCTGTTATCGGCGCGGCACTCTATGCAGCATTTCCCCTTCCGGTAGTACTGCTGAGTGATCTTGCCGGGGCTGCTGCTGCGAGTGGTCTGCTGGCGGTTGTGAGAATACCTGAGATGCCGAAAGAGCATGAGAGGACGCATAAGAAATTTCTGCGGGAGTTCAAAGAAGGTATTGATGTATTCTTTGAGGACAGAAAATTACTTGTGCTGATTATCGCGGAGACAGTCTGCATGGTTTTTTTCCTGCCGCTGGCGTCTTTTTATCCACTGATGACAAGCAGTTATTTCAGAGGGAGCGCATGGCATGCAAGTGCTGTGGAACTTTCATTCGCAGTGGGCATGATGGCAGCAGCCGTATTGTTCGGCAGTGTGTTCAAGGTTAAGAATAAAATACGAATGTCATACATCGGGCTGCTTGGGATAGGAATTTCATCCGCCGCCTGTGGAGTACTCCCTCCGGCAATGCAGTTTTTCTGGGTATTTGTGGTATCCTGCGGATTTATGGGTGCGTTTGGCAATATCCATACGATACCCTTTATGGCTTATATGCAGGAAAACATAGATCCTTTGAAGATGGGCCGCGCGTTTTCTGTCGTCGGGATCGTCAGCTCGCTGGCAATGCCAGTCGGACTGCTGATCGGTGGACCAGTGGCCGAAAAAATAGGGGTGAATATGTGGTTTTTAGTTACCGGGCTTATATGCATCATTGTCACTGCTGTCAGTATAGGGATCGAGAGGAGACAATAA
- a CDS encoding MerR family transcriptional regulator: MEYSIKELSKIAGVSARTLRYYDEIGLLKPSRTSEAGYRYYGPKELELLQQILFYRQRGFCLEKIADVLYNHDFDIMGALNEHLEDLKHQRMKIEGVISAVERTIASMKGEITMSDCERFEAFKQDMIEKNEKRYGQEVRERYGDKRMDESNRKMLQMTPEDYEQFRKLEQEILDGLEEAVRAGTMHDSEEGRRIVLLHREWLEMTTPRYTSQMHRGLANMYVADERFHIYYDKEIPGCAEFLKNAIMYWS; this comes from the coding sequence ATGGAGTACAGTATTAAAGAATTATCAAAAATAGCAGGTGTAAGTGCACGTACCCTGCGATATTATGATGAAATTGGCCTGCTAAAGCCTTCACGGACAAGCGAAGCCGGTTACCGGTATTACGGTCCGAAAGAACTGGAGCTGCTGCAGCAGATTCTGTTTTACAGGCAGCGCGGATTCTGCCTCGAAAAGATTGCGGATGTCCTGTATAACCATGATTTTGATATTATGGGGGCCCTGAATGAGCATCTGGAGGATCTGAAACACCAGAGGATGAAAATCGAAGGTGTGATATCTGCCGTGGAACGCACGATAGCATCGATGAAAGGAGAAATAACAATGAGTGATTGCGAAAGATTTGAAGCATTTAAACAGGATATGATAGAAAAAAATGAAAAAAGATACGGACAGGAAGTAAGGGAGAGATACGGGGATAAGCGGATGGATGAATCAAACCGCAAAATGCTGCAGATGACGCCTGAGGATTATGAACAGTTCCGGAAACTGGAGCAGGAGATCCTGGACGGATTGGAAGAAGCAGTCCGTGCGGGGACAATGCATGACAGTGAAGAAGGACGCCGGATTGTACTGCTGCACAGGGAGTGGCTTGAGATGACGACTCCACGATATACGAGTCAGATGCATAGAGGACTGGCCAATATGTACGTGGCTGACGAGAGGTTTCACATTTATTATGATAAAGAAATTCCAGGATGCGCCGAATTCCTCAAAAACGCCATCATGTACTGGTCATAA